One region of Streptomyces rishiriensis genomic DNA includes:
- a CDS encoding DUF5994 family protein encodes MTPMTPMTPARLLADTNREPMVPGIAVLRMETTPKRTGTFDGAWWPRSRDLDSQLSGLLAALTDRLGPLARVGLDAGAWDERPGHLSVDGRTVRIDWSAVGDDTMIVTRGDQDHFMFLVIPPQTAPPLARAAMAMAVRDDNDASAERILTATGVSPADRTRVLPGAPGW; translated from the coding sequence ATGACCCCCATGACCCCCATGACCCCCGCCAGGCTCCTGGCGGACACCAACAGGGAGCCGATGGTCCCCGGCATCGCGGTCCTGCGGATGGAGACGACGCCGAAACGCACGGGGACGTTCGACGGCGCGTGGTGGCCGCGGTCACGTGACCTCGACAGTCAACTGTCCGGGCTGCTCGCGGCGTTGACCGACCGGCTGGGTCCGCTCGCCCGTGTCGGCCTCGACGCGGGCGCCTGGGACGAAAGACCGGGCCATCTGTCCGTGGACGGCCGGACCGTCCGCATCGACTGGTCGGCCGTCGGCGACGACACCATGATCGTCACTCGGGGCGACCAGGACCACTTCATGTTCCTGGTGATCCCTCCGCAGACGGCTCCCCCGCTCGCTCGCGCCGCGATGGCCATGGCTGTACGAGACGACAACGATGCCTCGGCCGAACGGATCCTGACCGCCACCGGCGTCAGCCCCGCCGACCGGACCCGCGTGCTGCCCGGTGCTCCCGGCTGGTAG
- a CDS encoding DUF5994 family protein produces MTATISRSPTPEDRLSSSSPVASSLRLSLAPADAAPALLDGAWWPRSRDLGTELPMLTAALEPLWGRITRVTVNPTHWPVVPRKVPVAGHVVHVGWFLAEQDPHELLLLSYRVGRWNLLVVPPPTDPVSAAWLMSAASSPLGTSTASRLMEQAARLRKATESDRSLEAVWDSEGGHGARDPAVWPRIRAARAERGDRAAVPAATPGRPTGM; encoded by the coding sequence ATGACTGCGACCATCTCCCGCTCGCCGACACCCGAGGACCGGCTCTCGTCGTCCTCTCCTGTTGCTTCCTCTCTCCGCCTCTCGCTGGCGCCTGCCGACGCCGCGCCGGCCCTCCTGGACGGCGCATGGTGGCCCCGCTCCCGCGATCTCGGGACGGAACTCCCGATGCTGACGGCCGCCCTGGAGCCGCTGTGGGGGCGGATCACCCGGGTCACGGTGAACCCCACCCACTGGCCGGTCGTCCCGCGCAAGGTGCCCGTCGCCGGGCACGTGGTGCACGTGGGCTGGTTCCTCGCCGAGCAGGACCCGCACGAACTGCTCCTGCTCTCCTACCGTGTGGGCCGCTGGAACCTCCTGGTGGTCCCGCCGCCGACGGACCCCGTCTCGGCCGCCTGGCTGATGTCCGCCGCGAGCAGCCCCCTGGGCACCTCGACCGCGAGCCGGCTGATGGAACAGGCCGCGCGCCTGCGGAAGGCGACGGAGAGCGACCGGTCCCTGGAGGCGGTCTGGGACTCTGAGGGAGGGCACGGGGCCCGCGATCCCGCCGTGTGGCCACGGATCCGGGCGGCCAGGGCCGAGCGCGGAGATCGAGCCGCGGTACCCGCCGCGACCCCGGGTCGGCCGACGGGGATGTGA
- a CDS encoding helix-turn-helix domain-containing protein, with protein sequence MAAKTNPTVRRRRLGAELRRLRVASGLKSTEVAERLMVSQPKISHLENGNRAISPRDVRDLCDIYEVMDEHLIDSLMEMARESAQRGWWHPYGDLSDRVYIGLETDAASLHTHAPTMVPDLLQTPAYAQAVIGETVPRLTAEQAATQLKVRLRRQHRIYDPAFPLRLWVVLDESALRRVIGSPDVMHEQLEHLKALSAEPNITVQVLPYTAGAHPGLSGQFSVLRFADSPGAAVVYVARFTSDLYLDKPSDVRHYNAMYDHLQAQALTPVSSREFITHLAGAYADAAIHA encoded by the coding sequence GTGGCGGCGAAGACCAATCCCACTGTCAGGAGACGCCGTCTGGGGGCCGAGCTTCGCCGGCTCCGCGTGGCCAGCGGGTTGAAGAGCACAGAAGTGGCTGAGCGGCTCATGGTCTCCCAGCCCAAGATCAGTCACCTGGAGAACGGCAACCGCGCCATCAGCCCACGGGATGTGCGCGACCTGTGCGACATCTACGAAGTGATGGACGAGCATCTCATCGACTCCCTGATGGAGATGGCCAGGGAATCCGCGCAGCGGGGCTGGTGGCACCCCTACGGCGACCTCTCCGACCGTGTCTACATCGGCCTGGAGACGGACGCCGCTTCGCTGCACACTCACGCGCCCACGATGGTGCCCGATCTGCTGCAGACCCCCGCCTACGCCCAGGCTGTCATCGGGGAGACGGTCCCACGGCTCACTGCCGAACAGGCCGCCACGCAACTCAAGGTCCGGCTGCGCCGCCAGCATCGGATCTACGACCCGGCCTTCCCGCTGCGCCTGTGGGTCGTCCTCGACGAATCGGCGCTGCGCCGCGTCATCGGCAGCCCGGACGTCATGCATGAACAACTGGAGCACCTGAAAGCACTCAGCGCGGAGCCGAACATCACGGTGCAGGTCCTTCCCTACACGGCCGGCGCCCACCCGGGCCTGTCAGGACAGTTCTCCGTTCTGCGGTTCGCCGACAGCCCCGGGGCAGCGGTGGTGTACGTGGCGCGGTTCACCAGCGATCTCTACCTGGACAAGCCGTCCGACGTGCGGCACTACAACGCGATGTACGACCACCTCCAGGCGCAGGCCCTCACCCCGGTCAGCAGCCGCGAATTCATCACCCACCTCGCCGGGGCGTACGCCGACGCGGCGATCCATGCCTGA